The Streptomyces taklimakanensis nucleotide sequence GGGCGGTTCCTGGCCCTGGGGCTGGAGTTCCAACTCGCCGGTGACGTGCTGCGCACGGCCGTCGCGCCCAGCTTCACCGAGATCGGGCAACTCGCCGCCATCGCGGCCATCCGCACCGCGCTCAACTTCTTCCTCGGCCGTGAGATCGCCGCCGAGCGTGCCGAGATCGAACGCGAACGTCGGAAGGAAGAGGTCGAGCCGCACGGCCCGACCACACCGTGACGGCCGCCATGGACACCGTCCTGCACCTGGCGGCCCTCACGGTCACCGCCCTCGGACTCACGGCGGCTCTGGTGGCGTTCGCCGCGGCCGGGCGTCTCAGGACCGCGATGGCCGTCCTGCTGGACTTCCTGACCGCGGCGGGCCTCCTCCGGCTGGCCGGGGATCCGAACTGGGACACCATCGCGGCCGCGGCCGCCGTGATCGCCATCCGCAAGCTGGTCGCCGCGGGCCTGTACGCCGGGCGGCCGGGCCGATCGGCACGTACCCCGTCGTGATGTCGGCGGCCCGGTCGAGGAACCCCGCCGTGTGACGCGTCTCCCCCCGGGGGGCGGGGCGCCGGGACGGGCCGTACCCCCCGGGGGCCGGGCGATGTGCGGGCGATTCCACGGGACGGGCGGCGAACGGCGGTGGGTGAGGGGGAACTCCGAACGCCGATAAACCGGAACTCTCTTGTTTGGAGGACGTGTTCATGGCAATGCGGTCCCCTGAAGACAACAAGGGAGGTACCCAGACATGGGCATCATCGCATGGATTTTCATCGGTCTGTTCGCCGGTCTGATCGCCAAGGCGCTCATGCCGGGCAAGGACCCGGGCGGCATTCTCATCACCATGCTCATCGGTGTTCTGGGAGGTCTCCTCGGCGGATTCCTGGGCAAGGTGATATTCGGCGTCGACTCGATCGACGGGTTCTTCGACCTGTCCACCTGGATATCCGCCGTCATCGGTTCGGTCATCGTCCTCGTCGTCTACCGGATGGTCACCGGCCGCAGCCGCGCCCACGCCTGATTCCGGCACCGACGGGCGGTGTGTGGGGCGGCTCGCCACCCCGGTGATCCGGCCCGCAGGTCCCCGCACGTCCGCCGGCCCCGGCGCCCCCCGAACGAGGGGGAGCGCCGGGGCCGGCGGACGTGCGGGACCGGCCACGCGCGTCGGAGCGGGACTCCGCGGCGAACGGTTCGGGCGCCCGTGGCCGCCCGTGGATCGATACACGACTTCCTGAATTCAGGAAGTCGTGTACTGTCTCCGGCGTGCTGATGACCATCGCCTCCGACATCGAGGTACTGGCCCGGTTCGGCCGGGCCCTCGCCGATCCGATCCGCTGCCGTGTCCTGCTCGCCCTGCGCGGGGGCCCGGCCTACCCGGCCGACCTGGCCGACGCCCTCGGCGTCTCCCGCCCCCGGTTGTCGAACCACCTGGCGTGTCTGCGCGACTGCGGCCTGGTGGTCGCCGTGCCCGACGGGCGCCGCACCCGCTACGAGCTGGCCGACGAACGCCTCGGTCACGCGCTGGACGACCTGCGCACCGCCGTGGTGGCCGTCGAGGCCGGCCGCACGTGCGGGGAAGCCGAGGGGAAGGACTGCTGCGCATGACCACGGTGTCCCTCGGCCTCGCCCCGGCCCGGCGCGAAGTGCTCATCCGCCGAATACGGCTGTTGGTCGCGGCGACCATCACCTACAACGTCATCGAGGCCGTCGTCGCCCTCACCGCCGGGACGTTGGCCTCCTCCATCGCGCTGATCGGCTTCGGACTGGACTCGGTCATCGAGGTGTCCTCCGCCGCGGCGGTCGCCTGGCAGTTCTCCGCCGCCGACCACACGGTGCGCGAGGCACGCGAGAAGACCACCCTGCGGATCATCGCGGTCTCCTTCTTCGTGCTCGCCGCCTATGTCGCCGTCGACGCCGTCCGGGCACTGGCCGGCACCGGTGAGGCCGGTCGCTCCCTCCCCGGCGTCGTGCTCGCCGCGCTGTCGCTGGCGGTCATGCCGTTCCTCTCCCTCGCCCAGCGCAGGGCCGGGCGCGAGCTGGGCTCGGCCAGCGCGGTCGCCGACTCCAAGCAGACCCTGATGTGCACCTACCTCTCCGCCGTGCTGCTCGTGGGCCTGCTCCTCAACGCCGCCCTGGGCTGGTCCTGGGCCGACCCGGTCGCCGCGCTCGGCATCGCCGTCATCGCGCTCAGGGAAGGCCGCGACGCCTGGCGGGGCGAGGGGTGCTGCGCGCCCTCCGCCCCCGCCGCGGCGGAGGGCGGACCGGACGCGTGCGGCTGCCGACCGGGCTGCGCGTGCTGCGCGCCGGACACGGGGCAGGCGCGGTGAACGGCCGGGGCGCCGTTCCCGGATGGATTCCGCCCCGGCCGTTCGGAGGTCCGCTCGCCGTCCCGACGCGCGGCCCGGCGCCGCGCGTCGCCCGCACCGTTCGAGCCTCGGCCGGTCGTCCCGGTCTCAGCTCGCGGCCGTGCGGGCGGCGCCGGTCACAGGGTGGCCAGCAGTTCGTTGCACGCCTGCTCACAGCGGCGGCAGGCCTCGGCACAGATGCGGCAGTGCTCGTGCATGTCGGCGTGGCGCTCGCACTCCTCGGCGCAGGACTTGCACACCATGGCGCAGGCCTGGAGCTGGGCGCGGGTGATGTTGGCGTCGTAGCCGGTGTGTCGGGACAGGATCTTGCCGGTCGCCTCGCAGATGTCCGCGCAGTCCATGTTGGTGCGGATGCACTTGCGCAGCTCGGCCACCATGTCCTCCGACAGACAGGCGTCCGCGCACGCCGTGCAGGTCTGCGAGCAGTCGAAGCACTCGGCGATGCAGCGCTCCATGGCGGAGCGGTCGACGCCGCCGAGGTCGGCCGGGTAGGTCCGCAGCATGTCCTTGACCATCGTGGTCATGGTCGTCACCCTTTCCGTTCCTTGTCCGGGGCGGGCGGGCCGAGCCCGGTGGGCGGGCCCGCGGCGTCCTCCATGCGGGTAACACCCGGAACGGGACACGAAACACGGAAAGCGGCGATTCGGACCGGAAGTCGACGGCGGGCGCCCGGCGTGCGGGGAACGCGAACGCAGGAGGCGCCGACCGGGTCGGGGGAGGCCCGGCCGGCGCCGGTCCGGCGCGGGTGGCGGTGGTGGCGGTCGCCTCTCGGCGAGTGGCACCGCGAGGCTTCAGCCGAACGATCGTCCTCGCAGGCGATGGGTGAGGCCCGGGGACACCGTCCCACCACCGGCACCCGTGACGAGTGCAACGGGCCACCCTGCTCGGGCATTCCACCCCGATCAGGATATTCGCGTGTGCATCACATCACCGGAGCGGAAGGGGCCCTGCTCTCGGGGACGTGGTCTCGGGCGCCGCCGCGACACGTCCGCAAGGCGGTGGTGCCCGGGAGGGGCCGATCCCCTCCGAGGAACGGACCGGGAACGGGCCGCACCCCGCGCTCGCCCACCGAACCGTTCGGCCCGCCGCCCCTCAACCGGGCGCGGGAACGGCCCCCGCGGGCGTGATGTTGTGGTTGAGGTGGAAGACGTTGCCGGGGTCGTACCGGGCCTTCACCTCGGCCAGGCGGCGGTGGTTGTCCGCGCCGAATCCGGCGGCGACCCGCTCCCTGCCCTCGTGCCCGATGAAGTTGAGGTAGACCGCTCCGGTCGACCACGGGGCGACGTCCGCACGGACGTCCCGCGCCCACCGCCTGGCGCGTTCGTCGTCGGCCGGGTCCTCCCACAGTCCGAAGGGGTGGACCACCCACGGTGCCCGGCGCCACGGGACCGGGAACTCGCCGGGCCCCCGCGCCACCGCGCCGCCCTGCGGGAACAGCACGTGCTGGGAGGGAGAGGGCACGATCATGTCGTCGGCGCGACGGCAGAAGAGGTCCACGGCCGCGTCGGGGAAGGAGGCCAGGTACTCGGCGGACCAGTGGTTCCGGTAGCCGGGCGGGTCGTCGAGCATGCACTGCAGGTCGGCGTAGGAGAGTTCGGCGAACATCTCGGCGTCGTGGTCGAGGTCGAGGACGGGCTCGGCCACGTCCCGCAACTCCTGCATCACGCCCGCGTAGGTGACCAGGACCGCGCAGGCGAGCTTCCCCACCATCTCCTCGGGCACGAACTCCTCGGGCGGCGCGGTGAGATGGATCAGCCCGCCGCCGACCTCGTCCGGGGCCGACTCCAGGAAGTCCCGGTAGACGCGCGCCACCTCCGGTCCCGCCTCGGGCGGCCACATCAGCAGCGCGACGCTCACCACCGGCAGCGGATGGAGCCCGAGTTCGAGCGAGGTGGCCACACCGAAGTTGCCCCCGCCGCCGTGGAGGGCCCAGAACAGGTCGGGGTGTTCGTCCTCGCTCGCGCGGACGGTGCGGCCGTCGGCGGTCACCAGGTCGACCGAGAGCAGGTTGTCGCAGGCCAGGCCGAACACGCGGTCCAGCCAGCCCGTTCCGCCGCCGAGCACGAAACCGCCCACGCCGGTGGTGGAGACCCGGCCGCCGGTGGTGGCCAGGCCGTACGGCTCGGTGGCCCGGTCCAGTCCGCTCATCGTCGCGCCGCCGCCGACCCGCACCCTGCGGCCTTCGGGGTCGACCGTGACCGTGCGCATCGGCCGCAGGTCGACGACGAGGCCGCCCTCGGACAGGGCCATGCCCGCCACGCTGTGCCCGCCGCCGCGTACCGCGATCTCCAGGCCGTGCTCCCGTCCGAAGCGGACCGCCTCGGCGACGTCGTCGGCCGTCCCGCACCGGGCGATGACGGCGGGACGTCGGTCCACCATCGCGTTGAAGACGGTGCGCGCCTCGTCGTAGGACGCGTCGCCCGGTGTGACGACGCCGCCGCCGAAGCCGGCGCGGAAACCGGCCAGGGCCGCCGGGGACACGGTGCCGGACGGCCCGTGGGACGCGCCGCGGGGTGAGCTGTGGTGTGCACTGTGGTGTGCCATGCCGCCCCCTTCCCCCGGGGCATCGTTCAAGCCTCCTTTCGACCGTAACGCCGGACGGATCCCGCCGCACCCGGGCGGCGGGCGCGGGGCCGTGCCGTGCCCGGCGGTGCCGTGCGACGGGCGGGAAGGTCGTCGAGGGGGAGCCGGGGCCTCCTCGTCCGAGCCGGTGGGCCGTCGGCTCAGGCGGTGACGTCGAGATCCTCCGGGACCGACGCGGAGCGGGCGCCGGCGAGGGGCGGGTGCCCGGCCCGTTCCGCCGCGACCCGCCAGGCGTCGACGACCGCCCGGCGGGCCCGCGCGGTGGCCGTGACGACGTCGCCGGAGAGACGGAGCGGCGCGCCGACGTGGACGTGGACGCCGGGGCGGCGCAGCGGTGCCGTGACGAACCCGGCGACCTGTTTGACGGTGGATCCGGAGCTGATCCGCCGTGAACCGGCCTGGCCCAGCGGCACGACCGGGGCGCCGGTGGTCAGCGCCAGCCGCGCCAGGCCGCTGCGGAACGGGCCGGGCGCCGCCTCGCCGGCGTCCGCGCGGCGCGGCAGCCCTCCCTCGCCGTAGATCAGGACGATCCGCCCCGAGGCGAGCGCCGCGGCGGCGCCCTCCAGGGACGTGGCGGCCCGGCAGGTACCGCGGTGCACCGGTATGTGTCCCTCCCGGACGAGCGCGTGGCGCAGTCCGGGGACGCGCCACAGCCCGGCGGTGGCCAGGACGGCCGGCTCCTCGGCGCCCAGCCGGTGGAGGGCGGCCAGGACCACGCCGGGGTCCACGAGCGAGGTGTGGTTGGCGGCGACGATGCTGCCGGGCGCGAGTTCGGCACCGGGGTCGGAGGTGACCCGTAGGCGGCCGAGCACGGGGACGACGGTACGGGCGACGGTGCTGAGCACGGCGGTCTCCTTGTGCGTTCTCCGGGCGTCGCGGCGAGGCGAGGGGCCCCATCGTCCCCCGGGGGCGCCCACGGGCGCCTGAGTAGCCGTACTCACTTCCGCGCCCGTGTTCCGCGCGGGAAGGCGGAGGGCTGTAATAAAAGTGTGCCAAGCGCCACACATCCGGAACGGGCACACGGGCCGCACGAGCACCAGACCGGAAACCGCACCGGAGGCGCCCTTCGGAAGGGCCGTCCGAGAAGGACCGGTCGGGGAAGGGAGCGCGGGCCCCACCGCCGTGTGTGGGGGGAGAGGGGCGGTGGGGCCCGCGCGGCGCGCCCGTACGTCTCGGTGCTCCGTACGGACGCGGGTCTCGAAGGAGGGCTACTTCCGCGGCTTGCGCCCCAGGCCGCCCGCCACCAGCAGGCCGGCGATGTCCAGGGGCGCCGTCACCGGCTCGTCGGGCTGCCAGTACGGCAGGTACACCACGCCCGGCTCCACCAGTTCCAGGCCCTCGAAGAAGGCGGCGATCCGCGCCATGCTGCGCAACTGTCCCCGGCCCAGCGCCTGCCGCAGCACCGACTCCAGGCCGCGGGCCTGTGGGGAGGAGGAGCAGAAGTGGGTGAGCAACAGGTAGCCGCCCGGCCCCAGCCACTTCTTGTAGACCTCCACCAACCCGTCGGGGTCCTCCTCGTCGAGGAGGTGGTGGACCACGGCGTTGAGGATCAGCCCCACCGGACGGTCGGGGTCCAGCATCCCGGTCACGTCCGGGTGGCTCAGCAGCGTGTCGGGTTCACGGATGTCGGCGGTGACCACGACGGTGCGCTCGTCGTCCTCCAGCAGCGCCCGGCCGTGCGCGAGGACGATCGGATCGTTGTCGACGTAGACCACCCGCGCCCCGGGAGCGACCTCCTGGGCGATCTGGTGGGTGTTCCGCGCGGTCGGCAGGCCGGAGCCGATGTCCAGGAACTGGTCGATGCCCTGGCGTGCCATGTGGCGCACCGCGCGGACCAGTAAGCGGCGGTTGGTGCGCGCCCCCTCGCCGCCGTCGGGGAAGGCCTCGGCGACCCGGCGGGCGATCTCCTGGTCGACCGGGTAGTTGTCCTTGCCGCCCAGGATGGCGTCGTAGACGCGGGCGATGCTGGGGACGGAGGTGTCGATCTCGACCGGCTCGGGATCCGGTCGACTCCGCGTCCACTCCATGTCGTCGGCCATGCGACGGGTTCCTCCGTCTGTCGTCTGTGTCGGTGGTGGTCTGCCCCGGGCCCGCGCTGGGTGCGGTGGTGCGGGCCGCGGTGCGGGAAGCCCGGCCGGCGGGCGGGCCTGGAGCCCACCGGCCGGGGCCGCGGGCGTCAGGAGAGGAGGAAGTCGGCCTTCCCCTCCTTGGCGCCCCGGACGAACGCGCCGATCTCGCTCGGGGTGCGGATCGGCGCGGGACCGTCGGGGTCGGCGGACCGACGGATGACGATCCGTCCGCCGGGCGGCTTCACGGCCTCCGGACGGTTGCCGCCGTTGGCTCCGCTCCACGGGCTGTGCCACCCCTCGGCGCCGAGGACGCCGGCGGGCGTGCCGTTGTGGACGTGACCCATTCACAGCTCCCCGCGGACGTCCCGGAGGATCCGCTTCGTGCGTCGCGCGGTCGCGGCCTGGGCCGACATGCGGTCCAGGAGTTCCAGGTGGGCGGCCACCTCGGTGCGCTCGTCCAGGTAGACGGCGCCGGTCAGGTACTCCACGTAGACCATGTCCGGAAGTTCGGGGAGCCCGAAGCGGAAGAGGACGAAGGGGCCGTAGGTGCCGGGGTGGAAGCCGGAGGAGAACTCGGCGATCTGCAGGGTGACGTTCGGCCGCTCGGCGTCCTCCAACAGCCGGTCCACCTGGGCCCGCATCACCTCGCGAGTGCCGACGGGGCGGCGCAGCGCGGTCTCGTCCACCAGAATCCACAGGCGGGGGGCGTCCGGGCGGTCCAGCAGGCGCTGGCGTTCCATGCGCAGCGCCACGTGCCGTTCGACCTCGCCCTTGATCGACTGCCCGACCGCGCCCTTGCGCAGGACGCACCGGGCGTACTCCTCGGTCTGCAGCAGGCCGGGGACGACGTGCGGTTCGTAGGCCCGGATCACCTTGGCGGAGTTCTCCAGGCTGACGTGGACACTGAACCAATCCGGCAGGACGTCGCGGAACCGGTGCCACCAGCCGGGTCTGTTGGCCTCCTCGGTCAGCGCCACGAAGGCCTCGGCCTCGGCGCCGGCGACGCCGTACTCCTCCAGCAGCAGCCGCACGTACGGGATCTTCAGCGCGACGTCGGCCGTCTCCATCCTGCGGATCGTGGCGGGGGCGACGTGGAGGACCCGCGCGGCGTCCTCGCGCCGCATGCCCGCCTTCTCACGCAGGTCCTGGAGTCGCCTGCCCAACACGAGCTGACCCACGGTCGGGGCGGGCCGGGGCTCGCTCATCCCACATCCCTCTCGGCCATGTCCCGTAGTGTGTCACGGAGTTGACGCTCTGCACACAGTGAATCGGCAACTCTGGATTTTTCACAGTGATCCGT carries:
- a CDS encoding SAM-dependent methyltransferase, which gives rise to MADDMEWTRSRPDPEPVEIDTSVPSIARVYDAILGGKDNYPVDQEIARRVAEAFPDGGEGARTNRRLLVRAVRHMARQGIDQFLDIGSGLPTARNTHQIAQEVAPGARVVYVDNDPIVLAHGRALLEDDERTVVVTADIREPDTLLSHPDVTGMLDPDRPVGLILNAVVHHLLDEEDPDGLVEVYKKWLGPGGYLLLTHFCSSSPQARGLESVLRQALGRGQLRSMARIAAFFEGLELVEPGVVYLPYWQPDEPVTAPLDIAGLLVAGGLGRKPRK
- a CDS encoding cation transporter produces the protein MTTVSLGLAPARREVLIRRIRLLVAATITYNVIEAVVALTAGTLASSIALIGFGLDSVIEVSSAAAVAWQFSAADHTVREAREKTTLRIIAVSFFVLAAYVAVDAVRALAGTGEAGRSLPGVVLAALSLAVMPFLSLAQRRAGRELGSASAVADSKQTLMCTYLSAVLLVGLLLNAALGWSWADPVAALGIAVIALREGRDAWRGEGCCAPSAPAAAEGGPDACGCRPGCACCAPDTGQAR
- a CDS encoding ArsR/SmtB family transcription factor; the protein is MMTIASDIEVLARFGRALADPIRCRVLLALRGGPAYPADLADALGVSRPRLSNHLACLRDCGLVVAVPDGRRTRYELADERLGHALDDLRTAVVAVEAGRTCGEAEGKDCCA
- a CDS encoding FAD-binding oxidoreductase, which translates into the protein MAHHSAHHSSPRGASHGPSGTVSPAALAGFRAGFGGGVVTPGDASYDEARTVFNAMVDRRPAVIARCGTADDVAEAVRFGREHGLEIAVRGGGHSVAGMALSEGGLVVDLRPMRTVTVDPEGRRVRVGGGATMSGLDRATEPYGLATTGGRVSTTGVGGFVLGGGTGWLDRVFGLACDNLLSVDLVTADGRTVRASEDEHPDLFWALHGGGGNFGVATSLELGLHPLPVVSVALLMWPPEAGPEVARVYRDFLESAPDEVGGGLIHLTAPPEEFVPEEMVGKLACAVLVTYAGVMQELRDVAEPVLDLDHDAEMFAELSYADLQCMLDDPPGYRNHWSAEYLASFPDAAVDLFCRRADDMIVPSPSQHVLFPQGGAVARGPGEFPVPWRRAPWVVHPFGLWEDPADDERARRWARDVRADVAPWSTGAVYLNFIGHEGRERVAAGFGADNHRRLAEVKARYDPGNVFHLNHNITPAGAVPAPG
- a CDS encoding 1-acyl-sn-glycerol-3-phosphate acyltransferase translates to MLSTVARTVVPVLGRLRVTSDPGAELAPGSIVAANHTSLVDPGVVLAALHRLGAEEPAVLATAGLWRVPGLRHALVREGHIPVHRGTCRAATSLEGAAAALASGRIVLIYGEGGLPRRADAGEAAPGPFRSGLARLALTTGAPVVPLGQAGSRRISSGSTVKQVAGFVTAPLRRPGVHVHVGAPLRLSGDVVTATARARRAVVDAWRVAAERAGHPPLAGARSASVPEDLDVTA
- a CDS encoding four-helix bundle copper-binding protein encodes the protein MTTMVKDMLRTYPADLGGVDRSAMERCIAECFDCSQTCTACADACLSEDMVAELRKCIRTNMDCADICEATGKILSRHTGYDANITRAQLQACAMVCKSCAEECERHADMHEHCRICAEACRRCEQACNELLATL
- a CDS encoding helix-turn-helix domain-containing protein, which codes for MSEPRPAPTVGQLVLGRRLQDLREKAGMRREDAARVLHVAPATIRRMETADVALKIPYVRLLLEEYGVAGAEAEAFVALTEEANRPGWWHRFRDVLPDWFSVHVSLENSAKVIRAYEPHVVPGLLQTEEYARCVLRKGAVGQSIKGEVERHVALRMERQRLLDRPDAPRLWILVDETALRRPVGTREVMRAQVDRLLEDAERPNVTLQIAEFSSGFHPGTYGPFVLFRFGLPELPDMVYVEYLTGAVYLDERTEVAAHLELLDRMSAQAATARRTKRILRDVRGEL
- a CDS encoding DUF397 domain-containing protein; its protein translation is MGHVHNGTPAGVLGAEGWHSPWSGANGGNRPEAVKPPGGRIVIRRSADPDGPAPIRTPSEIGAFVRGAKEGKADFLLS
- a CDS encoding GlsB/YeaQ/YmgE family stress response membrane protein is translated as MGIIAWIFIGLFAGLIAKALMPGKDPGGILITMLIGVLGGLLGGFLGKVIFGVDSIDGFFDLSTWISAVIGSVIVLVVYRMVTGRSRAHA
- a CDS encoding DUF1622 domain-containing protein, coding for MDASLDDVLPEASLREAVDLLVRLVEAAGALIIFAGAVWAFGRLLVAAVRGLPDRRFNRIRLGLGRFLALGLEFQLAGDVLRTAVAPSFTEIGQLAAIAAIRTALNFFLGREIAAERAEIERERRKEEVEPHGPTTP